The sequence caaatccaatatttcatttaaatgtttttgttaatgatatttacatgagttttattgtatatttatccaatttgaaatagataaattataaacaatatataataatatatgaaaactgtagaatgcttctaaatttaaaaatcgagtgACATGTAAggaatcaatttaaaattaaaatttgagacaacctgtttcttctagctttacaatcgaataatatatgatcgatcatttgtcgctttaccaaaagctataactgatggtaactatgcaagtcaaaattttaaattatacaacagctcaagcgccTACCCATCGtgaacaattattgtaccctcctaataattgcaccaattgcaatcaataaaaatcaaagtcgcgaccttggctctgatacccaTTGTAGGCTCAAACGTTTGCtgttttatcaaaacctatagattatggtaatagtgaaaatcaaatattttaaatagtacaacagctcaagcacaaCATTTCAATTATTCTACCCAACACGGtcaattattgtacctaacaaataagtttatgcaaataacattttactatatcatatgaatttataagacatttgaaagaattgtttatacaatttaataaaaaagtcaaagtacatcattttctaATTCTgaataacgatcacattattattacgttacaatgataaataaattattatttttagtttatcatcatagtctttacATCAATATATAAACACATTTTCAAATGTAGGATGttgaatttaatattgacattatataattataacatTAATTCTAACatcttttttattcttctcaatacattactttttctatcttcaaatatattaatctatttattattgtatacaaagtataataattatttggttaattgatcacatttaagattagatgtttagaaaaaattctaatatatcttcaaagaccaatagatgatgaaattaaatttgaaatcaagagaaaaattaagaaaatgtagaacaatacagtgcataaactttcgctttgtacagtgacaaaacataaggtgagaccaagtgggatacttatatatatgagtctcattcaattaatttaacccattataatatttttattaaccgactttgtccttcgtttttacttcactaactttgcagtgtgactcattcaagcattaatttttttattttttttagtacatgGTGACCTCCACTCTCACTgacttcaatctttagaagtcgatattagtagtttataggtaatagacaattatttagtttttattttcactcttttgattaattgtgtaatttttttatgttctacctaattcgtttttagaattttattgaatttttataatcatgattagaagtgttgcacgcatacaatataaaattaatatattttaaaatgttaatattgaagtgtctaataaatgtattaaatcattatttaaaaacttttagaaaaacaatatacatcataattcagatttaaagattaacatacaaataaagaattgcgatgaatatcttataaaataaatggtgttagcccaaaaagattaaatatgattattgtaaatgaatttttcttatttaattagaaaattttcagcaaaaGGCNtaaaattttgtatatttcatatatgtttgatttatttcatttataaggttgaaattttatatattatgatataaaatttgttgtacatcttaacatcgataaattcactaaaaaaattatatatttattttcgcTACCATATAATTCTGGTTTCGCCANtaaatgaaaaaaattatcaagataaaaaattaattaagaaattcaaaaatatgtgattactcaattattttaattgaaatgCTATTTAatttgctgatttaatagatgttaacTCCACAAACATTGAGTTTGAAGAGAATTCTTGTAGagtaaaatacaattataataaattacttgattgtatatgtaataaaattttgtatatttcatatatgtttgatttatttcatttataaggttgaaattttatatattatgatataaaatttgttgtacatcttaacatcgataaattcactaaaaaattatatatttatttccgctaccatataattctggtttcgccccagacttttgtgtattcgtttgtttgagtttattattcctcattttaTCAAGACATataatatgtcaaacatgaaagtgaatattaatttaaagagacgataatatttatatattgtaatatacATATTTAGCCGTCAcgatactgataaaactaacttaaaaataatatgttgacgaacatattgtcaggaatccaaaaatacaactcaaatttCAACTTTGACACTTAATTTTGAGTGACTGCCAAAATGTctcaacaacccacaatttttggacaaaatagtaacatcacaatttgaaatcaaaccgatatttttcattttatatcaagaattcatgattgaaaattgataatattagatatatagatatttaatataaactcgtgcgagctcatttaggctcacctttaaatgagtcgacaaaatttcaacccaactcacttAAACCGTTTGGCGGTGCAGGCCAAACCGACAGACCCAACTCAAATTGACGGCtcaaatcacaacgatcttttaccgtgttttatttaaataatttataaatataaaccgcaaaaaaatttcggttgcaaaaaactttaatttaaacataaattctagcaaactgtcacatgatgacatgaaaaaaaaataataagacaccaaagaaaattcacaattcgataatgagttatttctaaactttaattaatttaatttaaataatgaaaagataaataaaaaatctaaatcattggattaaaaataatatattataatgtgggtagacataaaaaaaatcaaatactaatttacataatgaaaagatatcattggataaaaattacatattataatgtgggtagacaaaaaaaatactaataatcacacatatttaaaatatgaataaggaaaaagaaaatacatatttaaagtaaacaattaatgtaaaacaagcaattaataaggagataaaaaatactaataatcacacatatttaaaatatgaataaggagAAAGAGAAGACATATTTAAAGTAAACAATTAATGTAAAACAAGCAATTAATAAAGAGATAAAaggaaattcacatataaagtcacgTACATTCCacactcaataataataataacaaaatctttatttttttaaaaaaaaaacacgaaagaaagaagaaacaaaaacaTATCAAGATATTGTGTCATTTTCCTCTGAATCTATAATTCATATTTCGAAGTTGGAGCATAATTTTTACTTTCGCAGCCTGCCTATCCTATTTTTGCTCTTCCCTCATCGCAGCTCTACCCTAACCTAAATTTAATCTCTGTATGCTCTGCTgtagaatttgatttatatttatgtgtACTCTTTTAGCTGCTTAGTTACTCTTCGAACATGATCGATAATTAACTCTCAGATTCCAGATCTGGTGTCCCTTCTATGGGGTTTCTATTTTTTCCACACTTGATTTGGAATACGTTCAATTTtgtaatttatcaaaatatctgTGTATTTTGATAATTGGAGCTTAACTCAAACCTCAATGTTtcgaattttttgtttttccttAAACTAATCAAGATTTAATGTCTGGAACTTTGGCTTTTACTTGGGATGTTAATGCTTTGGAGCACATGTATGGGTGCAGGAAAAGATGCAAACAACAAACTCAGTGGAAGAAGATATGTTTCAGGTCAGAAAATTAGAGATCACGGACAAAAACAAAGGCTTCATTGTACTACTTCAACAACTGACAGTTTGTGATTCCGTATCCGATGAGGCATTCGATGAACAATTTCATGAACTTGCTAAACGTGGGGATGAACATATAATATGCGTGATTGAGGACTATAATTTAGGTAAGATTGTTGCCACTGGGAGTGTGTTTATTGAGAAGAAATTCATAAGGAATTGTGGAATAGTTGGGCATATTGAAGATGTGGTGGTAGATTCTGTTGTTCGAGGTAAGCAACTAGGGAAGAGAATTGTTGATTTCCTCTCTGACCATGCTCGAGCCATGGGTTGTTACAAGGTGATTCTTGATTGCAGTGTTGAGAACATAccattttatgaaaaatgtggtTTCAAGAAGAAGGAAATCCAGATGGTGAAGTATTATGTTTGACTCAATGAGTTTTGATCCTAGGAATTGCTATGCATTccaatttcttcatttttaatCCATGTAGATTTTAAAAGGGACTGATATATTTCAAGACAGTCCAAAAGGAGCTAATTTGAGACAATATTCCTTATTCTATCATTTCTGGTGTTAAAAGTTGTAGATCAAAACAGTATTGTTCTCATAACATCCAACAATTGCAACTAATATTCATGCGTTTCCATGATTATTGGGGTTCTAACTATTCAACATTGTGAGTAGCAACACCTGTACTGTTATCCCTATTAACCATGACTATCCTATTTGCATTAATTTGCTTTTGTGTGTGATTCGTGAGAGAGTCCTACAATGAACGATATCAAAAATTATTATGCATTTTTCTCTTTTCCACTCTCAGTAACGTAAGTTCCCTCTTCAAAAACTtctatctttttcttttcagtTTGTCTAGCTAAAAAAACAGGCTTTGCTTGTTTAGTAGAAAAATAGATTGAATCTGTTTTTATAATCCCAAATCGATAACAGATTGTCAAGAAACATCTCGTGCTATTATCATTTCTAAATGTTACTGTGAAAAATTCTGGCAAGAACAAATCTTATTATTTCAAATTGctcaaaattgttttttattttattttaccgaCTATCCCTCTCAGCCAACGAAAGCACATGGTCTTTTGGCATTAATATCACTTTCTACTTATTATTCTACTTGTTATGAATCTTGAGCAGCGGCTCTTGAAAAATTTGGTCTCATCCCCAGCTGAAGCCATTTAAATCCAGTTGCTTGCAGTTTGAGACACCGTCAATTCCATCATCAGTGTTCAGGTCAAAGTTTGTAGAAAAGAGCGGAAGTTTCAACTCTGCCGATTTCTTGTGATTCTGTGGGTTGATTAAACCAATGCTCTCAGTGTTCTTgttgaaaaaattaatatttgtttcTGCCCCTTTAAACCTGTCCTCTAAATAGTTGCCACTACCATTCCATTTACTTCCTTCATGTCCAATGCTCATTGATAAATTGCTGGAATTAGTTTCCGAGACAAATGCATTGTCATTTGGCCTGGAGAAAAACCCTCTGCTTTCTTTTATGTCTCCATGCCATCTATTTTCTGTTTTCCTCAGCTCATTGTCGTTATCCCTTGACTCCTGCGCTCTAAATTTTATAGGGCTTAATCCCATTGGCATATTGTACATTTCTTGGTCCCTCACAGAAACATGACACGAGGTTAAGCAACTCTCTATTGAACAATCTGCTGGCTGAGTTGTTTGTGTTTGCTGTAGGCATGAATTTGACAACTCTTTCACTCCTGGAAATACAGAATCTAGGCATTCTGTTGAAACTTTGGACACCAAGTCAGATAATTGAACCTTTGCAGCTTCCAAACTTATTGTTCCGACATTCTGTTTTCCAAGGGTTTCCTGTGCTTTCTCTAACACGGCTTGCAGATATTTACCTTGAGCCTCTATCCGGAGCTGTAAATGGCGCTGCACCTATGCATGTTGAATTAATCTTGTTATGACCGAGGCATAGAAATTCAATATTGTGAAAGCTATATAACTTCCATCTATTTTAAGTTTGAACTATTTAGCAGGGGAAATAAAAAGAGAGAGAATTTCATTCTAAAAGATATCAGATAAAAAATAGACATGCTTTGTAAACATTTTCCTAAAAAACTGATAGAAGTGTGAAGCGTTCTGTAATCAACGGTGAGATGTTGTAAAAATTGTGGTATGACAAGCTCTAATAATACTCTCTGGTGTTGGGTTTTATTGTTAGTGTATGTGCCAATCAGGTAGAGCATGGCAGGAAAcattaaaattgaattttaatattgaatgaCAAGATGTGTCTCCATGTGTAAGGGAGTTATAAGTTGTATTTGCTATATTCATGACAATCTCTAGTGTCTTTTTTTACCTCCAGCTGTTCATGTAACCTTCGCTGCACTTCAATCTGCATCTGTATTGCTTCGCCTAAATGCAAATTTCTGAGACAAGAATCACATAATGAAAATGTAAGTTGCATGCTTGTGTAAGTATATAAAACTGATATGAAGAAACAAATATCATGGAAGTTTTTTTTGGCTCGTACTTTGTTGTTTGGGCTTCAGTATTGTGATTGCTCATTTGAGTTCCACTTGCTTCGTTTATTCTTTCTCCTGTGGCTGCAATCAGTTTGCCACCAGTAAGTACATTTatcttcaataaatatttaCTGGAAATTTTGTAATTCTTACCTGTTTTGTTGTTTGCACTGCTAGCTTGTCCGTGGAGGTTTTTACTGAGTCTATACTTCTGGCAGAAAAAGTGAGAGAATCTTTAGAACTTCATTTCACATGATAATGTAAATTCTCAGTACATTTTTGCAGAATTTTAGTGTGAAATTTCTTGGTTAAGAATGAACCTGAAGGTGACTCTTTAAGTGGTATAAGGTTAGTCCTTGAATTCCCATCAGTTTCAAAACTGCTTTTGGGGTAGCTTCTgcacagaaggaactatactgTTAGCTGAATGTAAGAGCATGTTATTTGTTGCTGCGGAACTTGGTACATTTGATATGCTTACTTTCTGCTCCACCTAGTTGATTCACTGCTTCTATGAATCGTTCATGGAGGTCAGGAGTCCATTTTAGTCTTGGCTTTGCGTCAGTTGAAAGCACAAGTCCCGAATCTCCAGCACCATTTGTACCATGAAGGAACAAGTGCCTTTCAGCTGGAATTGACATTCTCGAGGAAGGTTGAATGATTTTTCCTTGGTTGTGGTGTTGGCGGTACATTTTCTTGTCTAAATATCATAGTTTTCTTTTGATCAACTCCATGTCAAAGCTGAAAGGAAGTGACTAAAATGAAAAAACTAACGGTACCTGAGAACGATATCAGCACTGTTTAAATGCCAATCCTCATTTACTTTGAATGCGAAGTACGTTTTTGCTGTCTTGCAATCGTGATGCTCTTATTTGTTACTTGTTTTCTTTGACTTGTGTTGTGCTTGGGGATGCTTATAAACAGATCAGGATAGAGAAATGGGGAAGGGAAGCATAGAATCTTGCACGGTCCCAAAAGAAAATCAGATTCAATCCAATCTTCACAACGACATGAAAGAGATGTTTTGCTTCCATTTTCAAGCATCTGCAAGTGGGGTCCTCTCCTCTATTTTCCCTTTTCATTCTTACACAGCAGCACTAGATATTTTTCACTTAATAGCTTGCAGTATGTACAAGAATAGATCCACCTTAGTTACCCATATTCGTCTTCTGGCAAAGTTTAGGAACCTTATTCCTGGAATGAATAGTGGAATTTTGTTCCCTTTGATGTGAATATTGGAAGAATCCACTTTGTATGATGTTCCAAAAccgttttattttttttaacaagaaaGATTCTGTTGACTGGGGCATCTACTTAGCATtggagtgtgtgtgtgtgtgtgtgtgtctctctctctctctctctctctatttTTTTAGGTTTCTAAGGGTTAAAAAGTGTGTGAAGAGAGATTGATCACACACTTGCTAGCAGTTCTTTATGGAACCTCACGTCGTCCACTTTGTGACTGTACACACATATTTCAACTTTTGATTTACCGTTGATGAATTTGAGTCTAAAAGACTTAGCATTCACATTCTACCGTACGAAGAAATACCTCGTGTTCTCAAAGATTTAATTAAGGCGGGGGGGGCGCTATATTGCTTCTTGGCTTCATTTGAAGGTCAGGAATGACACAGCGAATACATTCTTTTTTGTCTCCTTCAGTAAGTTTGGTACTTATTCATTCAAACAAGACACGGTTCATAAAAGAGTGAAAAGAGGTGAGAATAAGATCTTTTCAAATTCTTCAAATAGCATTAAGAAAATGTTGGGACccctttaaaagaaaatgaatggGATTGTACTTACTTCTATACTTGCATCGGACATAAGTGTGACAAGTCATACCAAGAATAAGACCACTTGCTTTCGCTTTGtgtcaaaattttattgggatgcaGATTCTTGTGTGTGAATATACTTTCTTTCTTATTGCAAATGACCATCTTTTAATAAGCAACTCATTATAAGTTATGGAGAAATTTATCTCTGTTAGTGAAAAAGATTGCCAACGACTTCTAAATGCATCATCATGGCATTGGCATGACCAAGAGATAATACAGACTGTTTCCacctcaaataaaaaattataactgtAAAATCTTTCGTTCTTAAGGTCATTCCCTTGTCAAAGTCTTTGGGCCTATCACTCACAGACTGTTTCCAcctcaaatgaaaaattataactgTAAAATTTGTCGTTCTTAAGGTAATCCCCTTATCAAAGTCTTTGGGCCTATCACTTGACATAAAATGGGCATGGATTTTGTGTCTAATTTGACAGCATTGTTGATCATATGTTCAAGAAATTACAATAATCTTACTATTGGTTGCCATCAAATTACTAATGATTCGATAGACTTGAACAATATCACTCTCTTGAACACTGTCTGTGCATTATTCCAACCAAGTTTTTCAGGAAGGATCATTTGATTCTGATATGCTACATATTTTACTCACTATGGAGGAATCTGTGGGAACCTTTATGCAAAGTGGTAAAGCTAAATTCCTCAACAGTTTTCTGGCATGTGGATATGTATGAGTAAAGAAGGGGATGCTCGGATTTTATTCATGCCACATGACATTTATGTTTTGTCTCTGTTAATGCACCAGGTTGTGCAGGCTAATATTCCGATGATAACTACTGTCGaaccaaaatatttgaaagattaTTAAAGAAAATAAGTAGTTTGATATAAATCACATGAGTTCATCGCAGACAACAGTTGAGCTTCATGTGTCGACATTCAAGTATCATTGTTGCGGAGGCTAAGGTACGACTCCGTTCCCGATCGAAATGTGGAACTTAGACTTTTAAAcagcataaaatatttaacttgCTAAGCAAGAAATTTTCCTGCTAGCGCATTTAACCGGCTTTATTGTGATACATTTAGGAATTAAcatgaatgaaaaaaaaaagatataaatgCTAGGAGAGCCATAGTAAGATATAGCTGTGTTACTCTCTCATTATATCGTACTGTCCAGAGACACATTTGTTATTTGTGTGTGCATTCATGTATACAAATCTGCAGGCATTATCTTCTAAATCCGATCATGTATATCTCGttgtatgtatttttttttatgtatatctCCTGATGATTAGTTATGATCACCctgaatatttatattaattttttttatttattttatcgatAAAAAGCAATCAAGCACTTGTTGGTACTCTAACAAGGAATAAAGTTTTGCATGTGAGAAATTACATGTCAGTGAAATAAATTTACTTGTGGATAAACGTAACGCTATTTTCGTAgagcaggtctcttgtgagacgatctcatgaatctttatctgtgagacgggtcaatcctaccgatattcacaataaaaagtaatactctgaacaaaaaaagtaatactttttaatgaatgatccaaataagagatccatctcacaaaatacgtccgtgagaccgtctcacacaagtttttgtcattttcgTAAACATAATCCAATCAATTGTGTTTTCGGTATTTTACACACAAAAATAATTCGACGTGGAATATTGAAGTAGAATAGGAATCATCATATTATACTTTTTTtctatttgattatttaatattacaTCTCTCCTGCTCTTTATTTAAGACAAAGTAATGATATCTAGAGCTAGCCCTGTATTCTTTTCTTGTAAAACTTTCCTTTTTCGGAGATTCTTATGTTTGATTGTATAGTTTCCCATAATTAAAAAGAACCTTAGTGCATATAAGAATCATTACACGGAGGATTCAATCATTACTTAAATCTTATGCTGAAATGACCAATGTGTGACTGGTACctgtaaaaatgaatttttttagctAGGCTAGATCATATTTGTGATTACATTTGAATGGTATATTTACTATTAGGATGTGTAACGTGGCAAAACCAAGATTGCAAAAACCAAATATTTGACTCAACCTAACAAAGAATAATATAATAGGAATGAGGAGAGAATGCTATTCCATGcagggcaaaaaaaaaaattgagtagg comes from Primulina huaijiensis isolate GDHJ02 chromosome 2, ASM1229523v2, whole genome shotgun sequence and encodes:
- the LOC140971774 gene encoding myb-related protein 2-like isoform X1, which produces MYRQHHNQGKIIQPSSRMSIPAERHLFLHGTNGAGDSGLVLSTDAKPRLKWTPDLHERFIEAVNQLGGAEKATPKAVLKLMGIQGLTLYHLKSHLQKYRLSKNLHGQASSANNKTGKNYKISSKYLLKINVLTGGKLIAATGERINEASGTQMSNHNTEAQTTKNLHLGEAIQMQIEVQRRLHEQLEVQRHLQLRIEAQGKYLQAVLEKAQETLGKQNVGTISLEAAKVQLSDLVSKVSTECLDSVFPGVKELSNSCLQQTQTTQPADCSIESCLTSCHVSVRDQEMYNMPMGLSPIKFRAQESRDNDNELRKTENRWHGDIKESRGFFSRPNDNAFVSETNSSNLSMSIGHEGSKWNGSGNYLEDRFKGAETNINFFNKNTESIGLINPQNHKKSAELKLPLFSTNFDLNTDDGIDGVSNCKQLDLNGFSWG
- the LOC140971776 gene encoding glucosamine 6-phosphate N-acetyltransferase-like, yielding MQTTNSVEEDMFQVRKLEITDKNKGFIVLLQQLTVCDSVSDEAFDEQFHELAKRGDEHIICVIEDYNLGKIVATGSVFIEKKFIRNCGIVGHIEDVVVDSVVRGKQLGKRIVDFLSDHARAMGCYKVILDCSVENIPFYEKCGFKKKEIQMVKYYV
- the LOC140971774 gene encoding myb-related protein 2-like isoform X2, whose amino-acid sequence is MYRQHHNQGKIIQPSSRMSIPAERHLFLHGTNGAGDSGLVLSTDAKPRLKWTPDLHERFIEAVNQLGGAEKATPKAVLKLMGIQGLTLYHLKSHLQKYRLSKNLHGQASSANNKTATGERINEASGTQMSNHNTEAQTTKNLHLGEAIQMQIEVQRRLHEQLEVQRHLQLRIEAQGKYLQAVLEKAQETLGKQNVGTISLEAAKVQLSDLVSKVSTECLDSVFPGVKELSNSCLQQTQTTQPADCSIESCLTSCHVSVRDQEMYNMPMGLSPIKFRAQESRDNDNELRKTENRWHGDIKESRGFFSRPNDNAFVSETNSSNLSMSIGHEGSKWNGSGNYLEDRFKGAETNINFFNKNTESIGLINPQNHKKSAELKLPLFSTNFDLNTDDGIDGVSNCKQLDLNGFSWG